The sequence GATGACCCTGCACCGGGCCTTCGAGGCGCAGCGCCCGCGGCCGGTGGCCACGGCCGCCACGGTCGCCGACCACCTCGACCACATGCGCGAGGTCGCGGGCGTCGACCACATCGGCATCGGCGGGGACTACGACGGCACGGCCTTCACCCCGGCCGGTCTGGACGACGTGGCGGGCTACCCCAACCTGATCGCGGAACTGCTGGCCCGCGGCTGGTCGAAGGCCGACCTGGCGAAGCTGACCTGGTCGAACGCGGTACGGGCACTGCGCGACGCGGAATCGGTCGCCCGCGACCTGTCGGCCACCCGGGGCCCGTCGAACGCGGTGCTGTAGCCCCGCCGTCGGGTGCGGCGCCGCTGCGGGGGCCCGCCCCCGAGTCCCCGCGCCTCAAACGCCGGCGAGGCTGAGTGCGCCTCCGGCGTTTGAGGCGCGGGGTCTGGGGCGGAGCCCCAGGGCCCAGCCACGGCAAGGGCCGCCACCCGAACGCCACACCCGCCGGGCGGCAATCGCGTCCCACGTGTCACGGTGGCAGCACCTCTCCCTGCTGCCGCCGAGACCGGAGCGATTGCCATGGCCGACCTGCAGGATGAACGACCCGACGCGGGCCACGTCCCCGTCGGCCCCGGCTCCCTCGGAGCCGAGGACATCCCCGCCACGACGGCGTTCAGCGCCCTCGACCGGGCCACCGCGCTGCTGTCCGTCCATCCCGTCGCGGACGGGTGCAACACCCTGGTCTGGACCCTGCGCCAGAGCCCGTACCACGACATCGACACCCCGGACACCGGGGTCGACACCGACATCCCCCGGCTGCGCGCCGGCGGGGTGGGGGCCCAGTTCTGGTCGCTGCTGACCCCGCACGCGGCGCCCGCCGCCGACCAGGTGGTCTCCGACACCCTCGAACAGATCGACGTGGCGCTGGCCCTGATGCACCGCTACCCCGACAGCCTCTGCCTCGCGCTGAGCGCCGACGACCTGGCGGACGCCCGCAACCGGGGCCGCATCGCCTCGTTCCTCGGACCCGTGCCCGGCCGCGCCCTCATCGACTCCCTGGGTGCGCTGCGGGCCTTCCACGCACTGGGCGTACGGATCCTCGCGCCCGCGGGAGCCCCCTGGGCGCAGGAGGGCCTCACGGCCTTCGGCCACGAGGTGGTCCGGGAGGCGAACCGGCTCTCGGTGCTGCTGGACCTGGCCGGCTGCTCGTCGGCGGCGGCCTGCCAGCTCGCGGGGGCCTCCAAGGCCCCGGTGATCATCTCGAACACGGCCGCGGCGGCGCTGAACCCGCACCCGGGGAACGTGACCGACGAGGTGCTGCTCGCGCTGCACGCGGCGAACGGCCTGGCCATGGTCACCTTCGACACCGCGCGGACCGGGGACTCCCTGCACGCGGTGGCGGACCACGTCGAGCACGTACGGGCCGTCGCGGGCCCGGACTGCGTCGGCCTCGGCGCCGCCTTCGGTGCGGAGCCGGGCAGCCCCCGCCCGTCCGGCCTGACCGACCCCTCGGGCTACCCGAGGCTGATCGCGGAACTGCTGGACCGGGGCTGGCCGGAATCCGACCTGGCCCTGCTGACCTGGGGCAACGCCCAACGGGTCATCCGCGACGCGGAATTCACCGCCCGCGCGGCCCAGCACCGCAGGACCAGCCCTTCCTGACGGGCAAATCCAGCCCCGCCCGGGGGTCCCCCCCCGGACGGAGTCTGGGGGAGTTTGGGGCGCGGGGGCTCGGGTGCGGCGCCCCCGCAACGGCGCCGCACCCGCCCGGCCCCGCCCGCCCCCGCAGGGCCACGGCTCAGGCGCGCGGGCGGCCCATCGCCCGGTAGGTCCAGCCGGCGGCACGCCACACGGCAGGGTCCAGCGCGTTGCGGCCGTCCAGGATCAGCCGGTCGGTGACGACGCCGCTCAGCTCCGCCGGGTCGAGGTCGCGGAACTCGCGCCATTCGGTCAGGTGCAGTACGACCTCCGCACTCCGGGCCGCCTCCAGCGCGGAGTCCGCGTACCCCAGCGTCGGGAAGACGCGCCGGGCGTTGTCCATGCCCTTGGGGTCGTAGACGGTGACCTGCCCGCCCTGGAGGTGGATCTGTCCGGCCACGTTCAGGGCGGGCGAATCCCGTACGTCGTCCGAGTCGGGCTTGAAGGTGGCGCCGAGCACGGCGACCCGCTTGCCGAGGAACGACCCGCCCACGGCCTCACGGGCCAGCTCGACCATGTGCCCGCGCCGGCGCATGTTGATGGAATCGACCTCCCGCAGGAAGGTCAGCGCCTGGTCGGCCCCCAGTTCACCGGCGCGGGCCATGAAGGCCCGGATGTCCTTGGGCAGGCAGCCGCCGCCGAAGCCGATCCCGGCCCGCAGGAACTTCGCGCCGATCCGCTCGTCGTAGCCGATGGCCTCCGCCAGCTTGACCACGTCACCGCCGGCGGCCTCGCACACCTCCGCCATCGCGTTGATGAAGGAGATCTTGGTGGCGAGGAAGGAGTTAGCGGCGGTCTTGACGAGTTCGGCGGTCGGAAAGTCGGTGACGACCAGCGGGGTCCCCTCCGACATGGGGGTCTCGTACACCTCCCGCAGCAGCTTCTCGCCGCGCTCGCCCTGTACGCCGACCACGATCCGGTCCGGGTGCAGGGTGTCCTGCACGGCGAAGCCCTCCCGCAGGAACTCCGGGTTCCAGGCCAGCTCCACGTCCGCGCCCGCCGGAGCCAGCTCCGCGAGCTTCGCCGCGAGCCGCTCCGCCGAGCCCACCGGCACCGTCGACTTGCCGACCACCAGCACCGGCCGGGTCAGGTGCGGGGCCAGCGAGGCGATCGCGGAGTCGACGTAGGACATGTCGCAGGCGTACTCGCCGTGCTTCTGCGGGGTGTTCACGCACACGAAGTGGACGTCGCCGAACGCGCCGACCTCCTCCCAGGAGGTGGTGAACCGCAGCCGTCCCGTCGAGCCCGGCAGCCCGGCCACGTGCTGGGCCAGCAGTTCCTCCAGCCCGGGCTCGTACATCGGCACCCGGCCCGAGGCCAGCATCTCGATCTTCTCGGGCACCACGTCCAGCCCCAGCACCTCGAACCCCAGCTCCGCCATCGCCGCGGCATGGGTCGCGCCGAGGTATCCGGTGCCGATCACTGTGATCCTGAGGGGGGCCATGGGTGCTCCAGAGGTGCGGGGCCGTTTGCGGCCACTGAGCATAGTCGGGCCCGTCCGGGGGGACGTTCTCCAGCGGGTGCCCGGCTCCGTACGGCTGTCACGCAGCTCACGTACGCCCCACATATCGCTGTCGGGACGCCGGACACTAAGATTTGGGTTACTTAACGGTAGTTAGCATCACGCATCATCTTGGGGAGTGAGAGATCTTGGCGGGTTCTGCCGACTTCGACCTGTACCGCCCGGCCGAGGAGCACGACATGCTCCGCGAGTCGGTCCGCTCGCTCGCCGAGGCGAAGATCCTGCCGTTCGCAGCCGCGGTCGACGAGGAGTCCCGCTTCCCGCAGGAGGCCCTGGACGCCCTGGTCGCCAGCGACCTGCACGCCGTCCACGTGCCCGAGACCTACGGCGGCGCCGGCGCCGACGCCCTCGCCACCGTGATCGTGATCGAGGAGGTGGCCCGCGTCTGCGCCTCCTCCTCCCTCATCCCGGCCGTCAACAAGCTCGGCTCGCTCCCGGTGATCCTGTCCGGCTCCGAGGAGCTCAAGGCCAAGTACCTCGGCCCGCTGGCCAAGGGCGACGCGATGTTCTCCTACGCGCTCTCCGAGCCGGACGCGGGCTCCGACGCCGCCGGCATGAAGACGCGCGCCGTACGCGACGGCGACTTCTGGGTCCTCAACGGCGTCAAGCGCTGGATCACCAACGCGGGCGTCTCCGAGTACTACACGGTCATGGCCGTGACCGACCCGGAGAAGCGCTCCAAGGGCATCAGCGCCTTCGTCGTGGAGAAGGGCGACGAGGGCGTCTCCTTCGGCGCCCCGGAGAAGAAGCTCGGCATCAAGGGCTCCCCGACGCGCGAGGTCTACCTCGACAACGTCCGGATCCCCGCCGACCGCATGATCGGCGCCGAGGGCACCGGATTCGCCACCGCGATGAAGACCCTCGACCACACCCGCATCACGATCGCCGCCCAGGCCCTCGGCATCGCGCAGGGCGCCCTGGACTACGCCAAGGGCTACGTCCAGGAGCGCAAGCAGTTCGGCAAGCCGATCGGCGACTTCCAGGGCGTGCAGTTCATGCTCGCGGACATGGCCATGAAGATCGAGGCCGCCCGCCAGCTGACCTACGCGGCGGCGGCCCGCTCGGAGCGCGTCTCCGCCGGCGGCGCCCACGAGGACCTCACCTTCTTCGGCGCCGCGGCCAAGTGCTTCGCCTCCGACGTGGCCATGGAGGTCACCACCGACGCGGTCCAACTCCTGGGCGGTTACGGCTACACCCGTGACTACCCGGTGGAGCGCATGATGCGCGATGCGAAAATCACACAGATTTACGAAGGTACGAACCAAGTCCAGCGGATCGTGATGGCGCGCAACCTGCCGTAAGCGGTACCGGGCCGGAGGCGGATCTCATCACCCGCCTCCGGCCTTTTCATGCCCCCGGATGGGCTAAATTTGAACCTTCGTACGCCAGAACCGGTTGGGGAGAACGTAATGACGGAAGCGATCCTGCTGGTCGGCGGACAGGGGACGCGTCTGCGGCCCGTGACGGTGAACACCCCCAAGCCGATGGTTCCCACAGCTGGTGTCCCCTTCCTCGCCCACCAGATAGCCAGGGCCGCCGCCGCCGGTGTCACGCACATCGTGATGGCCACCTGCTACCTCGCCGAGGTCTTCGAGCCCTACTTCGGCGACGGATCCGACTTCGGCCTCACCCTCGAGTACGTGGTCGAGGACGAGCCCCTGGGCACCGGCGGCGCCATCCGCAACGCCGCGCAGCTCCTCACCGGCGGCCCGGACTCCTCCGTCCTCGTCTTCAACGGCGACATCCTCACGGGCCTGGACATCGCCGGCCTGGTCGAGTCCCACCGGGCGGCCGACGCCGACGTCTCCCTGCACCTGGTGCAGGTCGAGGACCCGCGCGCCTTCGGCCTGGTCCCCACCGACTCCGAGGGGCGGGTGCTGGCCTTCACCGAGAAGCCGCAGACCCCCGAGGAGATCATCACCGACCAGATCAACGCCGGCTGCTACGTCTTCCGCCGCAGCGTGATCGACTCCATCCCGGCCGGCCGCCCCGTCTCCGTCGAGCGTGAGACCTTCCCCGGCCTGCTCGCCTCCGGCGCCCGGCTGCACGGCGTCACCGAGAACACGTACTGGATGGACCTCGGCAAGCCGGAGTCCATCATCCAGGCCTCCGCCGACCTGGTCCGCGGCGTCGTCCCCTCCCCGGCCGTCCCCGGACGCCGCGGCGAGTCCCTGGTGCTGCCCGGCGCCGAAGTGGCCGCCGGAGCCAAGCTGTCGGGCGGCACCGTCGTGGGCGCCGGCGCCCGTATCGAGGCGGGCGCCGTCGTACAGGGCTCCATCGTCCTGGCCGACGCCGTCATCGGCCCGGACGCCCAGGTCAACGCCAGCCTGATCGGCGCCCGCGCCGAGGTCGGCGCGCGCACCGTGCTGGACGGCACCGTCGTCGGTGACGGCGCCGTCGTCGGGGCCGACAACGAGCTGCGCACCGGGGCCCGCGTGTGGTGCGAGACCCAGCTGCCCGCCGCCGCGATCCGCTTCTCCTCGGACTCCTGACACCGGGTCACCGCCGCGGCCGGCCCCCGGCGCGCGCCTGCCGTACGAGGCACCGCGCGCGCCGCAGGCCGCCCGCCGCCGCGGTCAGTTCCCGCGGACGGTGACCTTCTCGTCGTTCTGGATCTGCGTCACCAGTTCCTTCACCTTGGCCTTGTCCCAGACCAGGTTGCCGCCGCGCTGGCCGGAGATCGGCATGTTCAGCGACACGCCGTCACCGCCGTTGACGCCCTTCATCGCGAAGAACATCTGGCCCATGTCCCACAGGCCCATGTCCTTGTCCACGATGAGGGTGTCCAGACCCGCGCCCAGCGTCGGGTACAGGGCGAACGGGTTCATGACCGTGGCCGGGGTGGCCGCCTGGCTCGCGAGGGCCGACAGGAACTTCTGCTGGTTCTTGGTCCGCTGGAGGTCCGACTCCGCGAAGGCGTAGCGGGTGCGTACGAAGGCCAGGGACTGCTCGCCGTTCAGCGTCTGCTTGCCGGCCTTGAAGTCGGCGCCCGACTTCTCGTCCTTGAACCCCTCCTCGATGTTCAGCTCCACGCCGCCGAGCGCGTCCACGATGTTCGCGAAGCCGGCGAAGCCGATCTCCGCGTAGTGGTCGATGCGCAGACCCGTGTTGTGCTCCACCGTGCGCACCAGCAGCTCGGGACCGTCCTCCGCGTACGCCGCGTTGAGCTTGACGCGGCGCCCCTCGGCGGCGAACTTCTTGCCGGACTGGGAGCCGACGAAGGACGGGATCTCCACGTCCGAGTCGCGCGGCAGCGAGATCATCGTGTTCCCGCTGGAGCACTTCGCGAGGATCATCATCGAGTCGGTCCGCTTGCCGTCGGCCGAGCCCGTGTGGAGCTTCTTCTTGTCCTCGGCGGACAGGCCCTCGCGGCTGTCGGAGCCCACGATCAGGTACGTCGTGCAGTCGCCCTCCTTGGGGCGCTCGATGACCTTGGACAGGTCCACCTCGCGGCGCACCTTGGAGTCGGCCCAGAAGTAGGTGGAGACCGTGGTCACCAGCAGCGCGGAGACCAGGACGATCGAGCCGACCTTGATCCGCTTGCGCCAGTCGACAACGATCCGGACGGGGACGGGGGCGCCGCCCGGTCCGCCCGGTCCGCCCGGCCCGCCGGGTCCGCCCGGAGCGCCGCCCGCGGGCGCGCCGTAGACCTGGCCGGTGTTGTAGCCGCTGTCGTAGCCGCCGTACGTGTCGTGGCCCGGCGTCTGCTGCGGGGGCACCCCGTACGCGGGCGGGCCCGCCGGGGGCCGGCCGGGCGGCGGGACCGCCGGCTGCCCGGGACGCCGCTGCGGGGGCTGCGGCGGCTGCGGCGTCTGCCGCTGGACGTGCCGCATCCGCTGCGCGCCCTCGGGCTGCGCCTGCGCGCTGCCGTGCCCGTATCCGTCGTCGCGCCGGCCGCGCTCGCCGCGGTCGCCGGTCCACCCCTCTGGCCAGTCATTCATGCGCACAAGGATGCCTGGCCCGGCGTGTCGTCCGACACCCCGGTGGGGGTTCCGTACCGGGGCTGTTGCAGAGCTGATGCCTCCGGTACGGCTCTAAGGTGTGCGTATGACACAGATAGCGGGCGAGTTGCCGGGGAAGCCCACCTCGGCCTCCCGGACCACCCTCAGCCACATCATGACCGCCAACGACACCAACCTCCTCGGCACGGTGCACGGCGGCGTGATCATGAAGCTGGTGGACGACGCGGCCGGTGCCGTGGCCGGCCGCCACTCCGGCGGCCCGGCGGTCACCGCCTCCATGGACGAGATGGCCTTCCTCGCCCCCGTGCGCGTGGGCGACCTCGTCCATGTGAAGGCCCAGTGCAACTGGACCGGCCGCTCCTCCATGGAGATCGGCGTACGGGTCCTCGCGGAGCGGTGGAACGAGTCCACGCCCGCCACCCAGGTCGGCAGCGCCTACCTCGTCTTCGCGGCGGTGGACGCGGAGGGCAAGCCCCGTACGGTCCCGCCCGTGCTCCCCGAGACGGAGCAGGACGAGCGGCGCTACCAGGAGGCCCAGATCCGCCGCACCCACCGCCTCGCCCGCCGCCAGGCGATCATGGCGCTGCGCGAGGAGCGGGCGGCGCAGGGCTTCGACGACTGACCTGTCACCCCTGACCTGTCACCCCTGCCCTGCCGGCCGGGCTCGGCGGGGTCCGAAAGAGCCGTCCTAGTTCCCGCAGACCACCTGGTCGCCGGTGACCACGCCGAACTGGCCCTGGTACGGGTCCTCGGCCCGCACCGGCACCACCTTGCGGTAGTCCGCGCCCGCGGTCACCAGCACCGTCCGCCCCTGGCCCGCCACCGCCCGCAGCTCACTGCCCGGCAGCGCGGTCGACACCGTCCGGGCCGAGCGGTCCCAGCGGGGGTCGTACGTGATCACCGTGCGCTTGACCTCGCGGCTGGCGCCGTTGCCGGGGGCCCGGGTGGTGTCGAAGCCGGTGGCGCGCAGCGCCGCGTCGACCCGCCCGCCCAGCCCGTCGATCCGCGTCCCGTTCTCGACCTGGACCCGGATCTGCTGCGGGGGCACGTCCACGGGCACCGCGGCGGGCCGCCCGGCCGGGCGGCCGGGCCGGGCCGGGGCCAGCGGCCGGTCCTCCCGCAGGGCCTCGAACAGCTTGGCGGCCTTCGGCTCGTCCCATTTGACGGTGGAGCCGATGCCCTTGGCCCGGTACGAGGGATTGCCGACGGGCACCGAGGCGAATTCGGAGGAGACCGGGGTGAAGTCCCGCATGGCCTGGCCGAGCGCGAGCATCTGCTCGGAGCCGAAGCCCTTGTCGGCCCGTACGGAGCCGAGCAGGGTGGAGCTGACCTGCTTGAACTTGACGGGGTTGAGCAGTACGCCGCCGTTGGTCGCCTGTTTGATCAGGGCGGCGACGAACCGCTGCTGGCGCTGCATCCGCCCGAGGTCGGAGGCGCCGTCGACATGGCGCGAGCGCACGTACTGCAGGGCCTGTCCGCCGCTGAGCCGGTGGGTGCCGGGCAGCAGGTCGAGGCCGGTGTTGGGGTCGCGCATGGTCTTGGCGGTGCAGATCTCCACGCCGCCGACCGCGTCGACCGTCTTCATGAAGCTGGTGAAGTCGACCTCCAGGTAGTGGTCGATCTTCACCCGGGTCATGTTCTCGACGGTCCGCACCGTCAGGCCGGGGCCGCCCTCGGCGTACGCCGCGTTCAGTTTCAGGGGGTGGGCCTTGTGCGCCTTGCCGGTGACCAGGTCGTGGTGCGCGGGCACCTGGGCGTAGCTGTCGCGGGGCAGGCTGATCACGCTGGCGCGCTCCCGGTCGGCCGACAGGTGCACCAGCATGATCGTGTCGGTGCAGTGGCAGGGCGCTCCGCCGAGGCGGTACTCGCGCTTCTCGTCCGGGCCGATCTTCTCCCGGCCGTCGGTGCCGACCAGCAGGAAGTTCAGCCCGTGCCCGGCCTGCGGCCGGTTCTTCATGTCCTTGAAGGGGTCCACGCGCTGGATCCCGGTGTCCAGGCCGGTCATCACCGCGTGCCCGACGGCCCCGCAGCCCAGGACCGCCAGCGACAGCCCGGCCGCGATCCGCACCCCCCACCGCGGCCGGTCGGCCCCGCGCCGCGCCGGACCGCCACCGCGACCACCGCCGCGGCCACCGCCACCGCCGCGCCGCGCACGCTGCGGCTGGGGTGGCCTGGCGGGACGGGTGGGACGGTGCGGCTGGGGCACGGTGGACACCTCCGCGGGGGTCAGCTGGAAGACCGGGTCGACAGATGGGCCAGAATCGTCTGATTCGTCAGAACAGTAGGCCCATACGATCAGCCTCTGTCCGTACCGCTCGCTCGGCGCGCACCCGGTTCCCCCGTACGCGGTAACGTGACACCGGTACCCGACCTTGAAGGACCACATGCCCGCCCAGCAGCCCGCAGTCTCGGTGATCATGCCGGTGCTCGACGAGGAGCACTACCTCCGCGATTCCGTCCGCCACATCCTGGAACAGGAGTACGCGGGCGAGATGGAGGTGGTGATCGCGCTGGGGCCGTCCACGGACCGCACCGACGAGATCGCCGCCGAACTCGTCGCCGAGGATCCCCGAGTCCACACCGTCCCGAACCCCACCGGCCGGACCCCGGCGGCCCTCAACGCCGCCATCAAGGCCTCGCATCACCCGATCGTGGTACGCGTAGACGGCCACGGCATGCTCTCGCCGAACTACATCGCCACCGCCGTCCGCCTCCTGGAGGAGACGGGCGCGCAGAACGTCGGCGGCATCATGCACGCCGAGGGCCAGAACGCCTGGGAAAAGGCCGTCGCGGCCGCGATGACCTCCAGGATCGGCGTCGGCAACGCGCCCTTCCACACCGGAGGCCAGGCGGGACCCGCCGAAACCGTCTACCTGGGCGTCTTCCGCCGTGAGGCGCTGGAGCAGCAGGGCGGCTACAACGAGGAGTTCATCCGCGCCCAGGACTGGGAGCTGAACTTCCGCATCCGTGAGGCCGGCGGGCTGATCTGGTTCTCGCCGGAGCTGAAGGTCCAGTACCGCCCCCGGCGCTCCGTGCGGGCCCTGGCCAAGCAGTACAAGGACTACGGCCGGTGGCGGCACGTGGTGGCCCGCTACCACGCGGGCTCCATCAACGTGCGGTACCTGGCCCCGCCGACCCTCGTGTCCGCGCTCGCGGCCGCTGCGGTCGTCGGCGTGGCCGTCACCCCGTGGGGCTTCGCCCTCCCGGCCGCCTACTTCGCGGCGATCACCGCGGGTTCCGTACCGGCGGGCAAGGGCCTCCCGCTGAAGGCGCGGGCGCAGATTCCCGTCGCCCTCGCGACCATGCACCTGTGCTGGGGCTTCGGCTTCCTGACCAGCCCGCGCGCACTCGCGAACAAGGTCATCGCGAGCCGCCGCCCGGCGGTGCACAGCGACGCCTCGCAGGTCTGAGACGCACGCGAAGGGGGCCCGGCGGCTGTGGCATCACAGCCGCCGGGCCCCCTTCGTGCGCGTCGTGTGCGCTTACCAGGTGAAGCCCGGCTGGACCGCCATGCAGGCCTTGTCGTTGTCGCCGTTGAGCGGGTGCGCGGAGTCCGGTGCCTTGGTGGGGGCGGGCGGCGGCGGGGTGGGCAGGTCGCCGGTCCGCCAGTCCTTGCCGACGAACAGGACGATCCCGGCGACCGCTTCGGACTTCTGCACGGAGGTGGCGGGCAGGCCGAGCGCGGTGGCCAGGGCGTTCGCGTCCGCCTCCTGGTCCGTACGGGCGAAGCGGACCACCGTGGTGTCCTCGGCGCCGGTCTGGCTGTCGGCGGTGGCCTTGGTGAAGCCCTTGCCGGCCAGCAGGGCCGCGACCTCGGTCGCCCGCCCCTTGGCCTTGGCCTCGGCGCCGTCCTTGCCACCGGTGGAGTTGCGGACGCTGACCGCGATCTTCGAGCGCGCCGCGGCGGACGCCGCGGCCTCGGCCGAGGCCGCGCCCGGTGCGGCGGTCGGCGAGGCCGGGGCGGTGGTGCCGGCGGCCGCGGGGCTGCTCGGCTGCTGGCCCGGGGGGGTCGAGGCGGCGGGGGAGCCGGACGGGGCCCCGGACGGGGAGGCGGCGTCCGCGGGGGCCGCGGAGCCCTGGCCGTCGAGGGCGATGTCCTCGCGGACCATCCGGAACAGGGCCTCGGCCTCGCCCGCCAGGGGCTCGACCCGGCCGTCCATGCCGGGCCGGGTGCTGTAGACCCACGGCATGGTGGTCATGGTGATCCGGCCCGGCGGGACCTTCTTGAGCTCCATGCTGAGGTCGTACAGCTTGTCGATCTTGTCCAGGCCGGGGTCCACGACCATGGCGTCGATCGCGGCCTGCGCCAGGCTGTTGAGCTTCACCGGATTGGTGAGCTTGGCGTTCTTGCGGAACTCGCGGGCCATCGAGTTCATGTACTGGTGCTGGGCGTGGGTGCGGCCGATGTCGGTGCCGTCCTCGAAGCCGTAGCGGGTACGCAGCCACTGCAGGGCCTGCTCGCCCTGGATGACGCTCTCGCCCGCCGGGAGCTTCAGGCCGGAGCCCTCGCCCCTGTCGTTGCGGGAGTGCACGTTCTGCTCGACGCAGACCGGGACGCCGCCGATGGCGTCCGCCATCGAGACCACGCCCTTGAAGTCGATCATCATGAAGTGGTCGATGGGTATCTTCGTCAGCTCGGTCCAGGCGGCGACCGTGCAGCCGGGGCCGCCGCGCTGGAGGGACTCGTTCGTCTGGACGAGG comes from Streptomyces sp. NBC_01408 and encodes:
- a CDS encoding glycosyltransferase family 2 protein produces the protein MPAQQPAVSVIMPVLDEEHYLRDSVRHILEQEYAGEMEVVIALGPSTDRTDEIAAELVAEDPRVHTVPNPTGRTPAALNAAIKASHHPIVVRVDGHGMLSPNYIATAVRLLEETGAQNVGGIMHAEGQNAWEKAVAAAMTSRIGVGNAPFHTGGQAGPAETVYLGVFRREALEQQGGYNEEFIRAQDWELNFRIREAGGLIWFSPELKVQYRPRRSVRALAKQYKDYGRWRHVVARYHAGSINVRYLAPPTLVSALAAAAVVGVAVTPWGFALPAAYFAAITAGSVPAGKGLPLKARAQIPVALATMHLCWGFGFLTSPRALANKVIASRRPAVHSDASQV
- a CDS encoding membrane dipeptidase → MADLQDERPDAGHVPVGPGSLGAEDIPATTAFSALDRATALLSVHPVADGCNTLVWTLRQSPYHDIDTPDTGVDTDIPRLRAGGVGAQFWSLLTPHAAPAADQVVSDTLEQIDVALALMHRYPDSLCLALSADDLADARNRGRIASFLGPVPGRALIDSLGALRAFHALGVRILAPAGAPWAQEGLTAFGHEVVREANRLSVLLDLAGCSSAAACQLAGASKAPVIISNTAAAALNPHPGNVTDEVLLALHAANGLAMVTFDTARTGDSLHAVADHVEHVRAVAGPDCVGLGAAFGAEPGSPRPSGLTDPSGYPRLIAELLDRGWPESDLALLTWGNAQRVIRDAEFTARAAQHRRTSPS
- a CDS encoding LCP family protein, producing MNDWPEGWTGDRGERGRRDDGYGHGSAQAQPEGAQRMRHVQRQTPQPPQPPQRRPGQPAVPPPGRPPAGPPAYGVPPQQTPGHDTYGGYDSGYNTGQVYGAPAGGAPGGPGGPGGPGGPGGAPVPVRIVVDWRKRIKVGSIVLVSALLVTTVSTYFWADSKVRREVDLSKVIERPKEGDCTTYLIVGSDSREGLSAEDKKKLHTGSADGKRTDSMMILAKCSSGNTMISLPRDSDVEIPSFVGSQSGKKFAAEGRRVKLNAAYAEDGPELLVRTVEHNTGLRIDHYAEIGFAGFANIVDALGGVELNIEEGFKDEKSGADFKAGKQTLNGEQSLAFVRTRYAFAESDLQRTKNQQKFLSALASQAATPATVMNPFALYPTLGAGLDTLIVDKDMGLWDMGQMFFAMKGVNGGDGVSLNMPISGQRGGNLVWDKAKVKELVTQIQNDEKVTVRGN
- a CDS encoding NDP-sugar synthase; this translates as MTEAILLVGGQGTRLRPVTVNTPKPMVPTAGVPFLAHQIARAAAAGVTHIVMATCYLAEVFEPYFGDGSDFGLTLEYVVEDEPLGTGGAIRNAAQLLTGGPDSSVLVFNGDILTGLDIAGLVESHRAADADVSLHLVQVEDPRAFGLVPTDSEGRVLAFTEKPQTPEEIITDQINAGCYVFRRSVIDSIPAGRPVSVERETFPGLLASGARLHGVTENTYWMDLGKPESIIQASADLVRGVVPSPAVPGRRGESLVLPGAEVAAGAKLSGGTVVGAGARIEAGAVVQGSIVLADAVIGPDAQVNASLIGARAEVGARTVLDGTVVGDGAVVGADNELRTGARVWCETQLPAAAIRFSSDS
- a CDS encoding LCP family protein, which codes for MRHSSVRGEGAPAQATGDLPGDGTDASGAIPAPRGGSRAARRAAGRRNRRGRRRVLRWVSSVLALLILGTAAGGYLYYRHLNGSIKTDPLNLGETKLGGSKPNAFGQTPLNILLIGSDARDGAENQALGGASETFGGPPLADVQMLLHLSADRTNMSVVSMPRDTMLMMPKCTDKSGKVYPASKGLVQTNESLQRGGPGCTVAAWTELTKIPIDHFMMIDFKGVVSMADAIGGVPVCVEQNVHSRNDRGEGSGLKLPAGESVIQGEQALQWLRTRYGFEDGTDIGRTHAQHQYMNSMAREFRKNAKLTNPVKLNSLAQAAIDAMVVDPGLDKIDKLYDLSMELKKVPPGRITMTTMPWVYSTRPGMDGRVEPLAGEAEALFRMVREDIALDGQGSAAPADAASPSGAPSGSPAASTPPGQQPSSPAAAGTTAPASPTAAPGAASAEAAASAAARSKIAVSVRNSTGGKDGAEAKAKGRATEVAALLAGKGFTKATADSQTGAEDTTVVRFARTDQEADANALATALGLPATSVQKSEAVAGIVLFVGKDWRTGDLPTPPPPAPTKAPDSAHPLNGDNDKACMAVQPGFTW
- a CDS encoding UDP-glucose/GDP-mannose dehydrogenase family protein — translated: MAPLRITVIGTGYLGATHAAAMAELGFEVLGLDVVPEKIEMLASGRVPMYEPGLEELLAQHVAGLPGSTGRLRFTTSWEEVGAFGDVHFVCVNTPQKHGEYACDMSYVDSAIASLAPHLTRPVLVVGKSTVPVGSAERLAAKLAELAPAGADVELAWNPEFLREGFAVQDTLHPDRIVVGVQGERGEKLLREVYETPMSEGTPLVVTDFPTAELVKTAANSFLATKISFINAMAEVCEAAGGDVVKLAEAIGYDERIGAKFLRAGIGFGGGCLPKDIRAFMARAGELGADQALTFLREVDSINMRRRGHMVELAREAVGGSFLGKRVAVLGATFKPDSDDVRDSPALNVAGQIHLQGGQVTVYDPKGMDNARRVFPTLGYADSALEAARSAEVVLHLTEWREFRDLDPAELSGVVTDRLILDGRNALDPAVWRAAGWTYRAMGRPRA
- a CDS encoding acyl-CoA thioesterase, with amino-acid sequence MTQIAGELPGKPTSASRTTLSHIMTANDTNLLGTVHGGVIMKLVDDAAGAVAGRHSGGPAVTASMDEMAFLAPVRVGDLVHVKAQCNWTGRSSMEIGVRVLAERWNESTPATQVGSAYLVFAAVDAEGKPRTVPPVLPETEQDERRYQEAQIRRTHRLARRQAIMALREERAAQGFDD
- a CDS encoding LCP family protein; protein product: MRIAAGLSLAVLGCGAVGHAVMTGLDTGIQRVDPFKDMKNRPQAGHGLNFLLVGTDGREKIGPDEKREYRLGGAPCHCTDTIMLVHLSADRERASVISLPRDSYAQVPAHHDLVTGKAHKAHPLKLNAAYAEGGPGLTVRTVENMTRVKIDHYLEVDFTSFMKTVDAVGGVEICTAKTMRDPNTGLDLLPGTHRLSGGQALQYVRSRHVDGASDLGRMQRQQRFVAALIKQATNGGVLLNPVKFKQVSSTLLGSVRADKGFGSEQMLALGQAMRDFTPVSSEFASVPVGNPSYRAKGIGSTVKWDEPKAAKLFEALREDRPLAPARPGRPAGRPAAVPVDVPPQQIRVQVENGTRIDGLGGRVDAALRATGFDTTRAPGNGASREVKRTVITYDPRWDRSARTVSTALPGSELRAVAGQGRTVLVTAGADYRKVVPVRAEDPYQGQFGVVTGDQVVCGN
- a CDS encoding acyl-CoA dehydrogenase family protein — encoded protein: MAGSADFDLYRPAEEHDMLRESVRSLAEAKILPFAAAVDEESRFPQEALDALVASDLHAVHVPETYGGAGADALATVIVIEEVARVCASSSLIPAVNKLGSLPVILSGSEELKAKYLGPLAKGDAMFSYALSEPDAGSDAAGMKTRAVRDGDFWVLNGVKRWITNAGVSEYYTVMAVTDPEKRSKGISAFVVEKGDEGVSFGAPEKKLGIKGSPTREVYLDNVRIPADRMIGAEGTGFATAMKTLDHTRITIAAQALGIAQGALDYAKGYVQERKQFGKPIGDFQGVQFMLADMAMKIEAARQLTYAAAARSERVSAGGAHEDLTFFGAAAKCFASDVAMEVTTDAVQLLGGYGYTRDYPVERMMRDAKITQIYEGTNQVQRIVMARNLP